The genomic stretch TATTACTATTGTGCCAAAGTTCATTTAAGGTAAAAAATAGAAGTCACCATAGGATCAAATCTGTTTATATAAATTCTTCATATAAAAATACATTCTTTACTACATAAATCTGAAAGACATAACTTCAGGGTAAAATACACGAAACAATGCAATATATTTGCggtacatatcaacaaatacatggGACATAAACAAGTGAAATgggtgtatacacaaacacactcacctttatacatcatcaaacacatgaaaGAGATCTATGTGATTTTTGGACGCTACTGGAACAGAAAGCAGAAAACCAATAACAAACATGGATGGATGTTTTCCATTCGGACAGTTTAGTAATTAGTACGTCTGTTAATTAAGGTCATTACTACTAGTTATCTTAATTCATGACTGATCACCACCACTTCGAACATCATTTCCCCTCATCACTTTCAACAAAGCTGACTCTCTGTTATGATAACATGCAGACTTTATCCTCCCCCCCTTCAACTCCATCTTCCCCACCTAAAATTCAACCTCTCATAAACACAGAGGGAGTTTGCCATCACTGAACTCAAAATTCACAAGGTATACAACGTCTGTGTGGTCTGTCATGAACACTCATTAATCTTAGGGGTAAGATGGCGTGAATCTTATTGCCTTTGGTCCTTACGTTGATTCCCTGTCATTTAAGATAGTTTCTTCCTCTGACAAATATGGTTTTTGATGAATAAGCTCAGCTGTTTTGGCCTACAGGAGAATCATCAAATGGcccgggtcattaaggctgtcaatgGTGTTATAATCCCCAATCAAGAGGATTTAAACACCTTCAGACATACATTTTGATCCTATTCTGTCGTGTGGGATTTCAAGGATTACAAGCGTCACTTGGAAACTGTTACAAAAATGGGGGTTACAGCTTGGCACTTGTGTATCAAGCACTTTCCACCACATCAAAGGTCAAATGATAAATACTTTGCCACTATACTTTTCACAAAACAGTTCCATAATATAAACCAACGGTACAGAAACTATCATTTGACTTTATGAAGTCTTGAGTGATGGAGGTGGGGAAGTATTGCATTCAAGAGAGCCAAAATTGGAAGACCATGTTTCCATATTACATAATATACAAGTGTAAACAACGGGTTTGTGACTAGGTACATTACTGGTTACGTTAATGAAACACTTGTAAGCTTCGCTGTGTACACAAGAAGGCTCAGTGTATCCAGTGCTGTGGGGGTGTACTGCTACAGGGTGAGACACAGGGTGTTCGACATGAAACTTTAGCAATTGGTTTTGTTCAAGAGGAATTATTTACCAGTTTAGGTTCTGGAATTTCTTTTCGGAATTCGAGGTTTTCGCAAATGCCTGAGCGTTGCTGAAGGAGGTTCAGGCACTGCAAGTACTGTTCGTTATAGTGGAGAAAGTACTGTTCGTTGTACTGGAGGGATGAACCATGGTGTATACTTACTGGAAATAGAGTGTCATGCACACGGTAATATaagaggagataagagagaggtgcCTCTTGCACAAATACACTATATacatttaaggaaaaaaaatatgttgtacATTAttttggggtagagagagagagagagagagagagagagagagagagagagagagagagagagagagagagagagagagagagacagagagagagagagagagagaagcagtaatgGACAGTTACCAATAATAAAAGTTCAATACATATTTCATGTCTTGTGTGATTTGACTAGTGGTTCGTCATACGAGTGTGTGGTACAGAACACATCTGGAACTGGGTTTCGTCTTTCACTTcaccttttcttttattttctataatTTCTATCTTTGTCCTTTAACTGACGATGATAAAGAAGTCATCACTAATTAATACCACATTCAAAAGGTTAGTTGACTACGTAGAGCCACTTGGAGGTGTTTATTTAATGACATAAGCCACCAGAAAGGCATATGGCGAAGCTTCATCATCTGTTCAGACAGGAGTTCGCCACAGTTCACACCCAGTAAGGCTCACACCACTGTTGGCTTTTCCACTCATCGTGAGATGATGGACGCAATAAGTCCTTCCATATCGCACTCCAGTACCTGCCAAAAGGCACAGACCTGCGACCCACGAAGATGAGAATTTGAGATCCAGCGCTGTGGCACAGACCTGCGACCCACGAAGATGAGAAGCCGAGATCCAGCGCTGTGGCACAGACCTGCGACCCACGAAGATGAGAATTTGAGATCCAGCGCTGTGGCACAGACCTGCGACCCACGAAGATGAGAATTTGAGATCCAGCGCTGTGGCACAGACCTGCGACCCACGAAGATGAGAGAAGCCGAGATCCAGCGCTGTGGCACACACCTGCGCCCCACGAAGATCCAGCACACACTACACCCGGAGTCACTCGCTGTACAGAGAGGACATGGGACATCTTGTCCCTTCTGTGGGACACAGGTGGTGGCGATCATCTGTGTATCCTCATTTGCTGCTTGATCCAGGGGAGGTAGTAGGTGATGCGGGTGTACACGTCTGGGAACCCGGGCTTGGCGCACCCGGACCCGAACGACGTTACCCCAGCCAGGTACCAGCGGCCGTCTCTCATGTTGCACTGCAGCGGCCCTCCTGAGTCGCCCTGTGGAGGGACATACGCGTCAGACggtagagaagggaggagggagaagcatgggagggggatgggggggttagggAACCCTaggatggaagagggagagaagggattaAAGCGTAACCaacggagggaagggaggaaggggggaattagggagtggaaggaaggaaggggggaccagggaatggaagggaggaaggggaaacagggagtggaaaggaggaagggggaccagggaatggaagggaggaagggggaaacaggaagtggaagggaggaagggggaaccagggaatggaagggaggaagggggaaccagggaatggaagggaggaagggggaaacagggactggaagggaggaagggggaaccagggaatggaagggaggaagggggaaccagggaatggaagggaggaagggggaaccagggaatggaagggaggaagggggaaacaggaagtggaagggagaaccagggaatggaagggaggaagggggaaccagggagtggaagggaggaagggggaaccagggaatggaagggaggaagggggaaccagggaatggaagggaggaagggggaaccagggaatggaagggaggaagggggaaccagggaatggaagggaggaagggggaaccagggaatggaagggaggaagggggaaccagggagtggaagggaggaaggggggaaccAGGGAGTGGAAAGGATGAAGGGGAAACagggagtggaagggaggaagggggaaccagggagtggaagggaggaagggggaaccagggagtggaagggaggaagggggaaccaGGGAGTGGAAGGGAGATAAAACTAAGCAAGGGAGGAAagtaaagtgaatatatatataccaggagaggcAGGGAAGAGGAACTGGGgggacagaggaggaagaggagaaggaggaggaggaggatggggaagaggaggaggagaaggaagaagaagaggaggaggaggaggatgtaaggaGGAAACTAAGAAACTGGAGGATGTCACAACAGAAGACCATGTGAGACACTACCATAGGATGAcaaggtcatggtggtgtggctaCAGTCTGGGCTGCTGACCATTGTAGGTGTGGTTGAGGCGAGGGATGTCTGTGGTTGAGGGTCGTGGAGGATGGTACGGGGCAAGTGTTGTGAGTGGCGTATAGAGTGGTAGGGGGTCTGGGAGTAGGCGGGTGGGGTGGCAGAAAGGGGTGAGGTCTGAGGTAGGGTGGCAGAAAGGGATGGGGTCTGAGGTAGGGTGGCAGAAAGGGGTGGGGTCTGAGGTAGGGTGGCAGAAAGGGGTGGGGTCTGAGGTGGGGTGGCAGACAGCACTCAGCTGGGGCCACTGGCAGATGGTGTCGGGATCTGCAGATGATATTGTAGGAGGAAGAAAGTGCTGGATCTGCAAAAattaagtgttggtgttggaggaggtggtggtggtgttggaggtggaggaggaggtggtggtggtggtgaggaagcagGACAGACTGGGAGAGTCAACGTAAactaaacaaagaaaataaaaaccttCTAAATCAAGTTGACGGCAAAGGAAAACAATGCATTATTCACACGGTGGATGTGGACGTGTCTGGGAATATATAACTTCACTAAAGCACATTCAACTTTCATGGAGGAGCAATATAATGTCTATCCCACTgaccagaggggaaaaaaatgtttatgaatAAATAATTAGGCTCTCACGATGCCCATCTTCCActgtgaggatgagagagagagaggggggggggggtaagcttCTGTCGTCACACTAAGCCCCCCTCAGGGACAGCGAGCACTCTGATACATGAAGATGTTTCCTGTCTCACTCTCATTCCACCTTCGCTTTAGCTCAGAATCACCGCAAAGTCGCCAAGGCGTACAGTGAAGCACACTTTCTTACAGTGCACTGCTCTAAAACGTCTTCTTCAGCTCAAATGTCTCTCGGGCCCTTAGGCAAAAAACAACTTTTACTgctcaacttctttttttttgtcttcttgtttttattttcatcagGTTATTTTCTCCTAACGCTGCTGGGTATGGTTCGCAACATCTACTCTTCCCTCCTTGAAACTGACCCTGTGTTCTCTCCTGTATTCTAtctcgcatcttttttttttttgagttcttCCTCCAGGTGCAGGTGGCTCGCGACATCACCACAGCAGATGGCGGTGGGGGTGAAGAAGCAGCATAGATCTTGGCTTACCACACCTCCGTCTGTAGGCTGTAAGGTTTGTAGGCTTCTCTCTGTATATCTATTTCCCTCCCTTCAGTCAAtctttctctcatcccaacacatTTCCTACTTCAATCTTGTTCTCATCCCAACACATTTCCTACTTCAATCTTGTTCTCATCCCAACACATTTCCTACTTCAATCTTTTTCTCATGTCTCCCTTACACGTCTCATTTCGTCCGCTGTTCTCACGTTAAACCATCCCTTCCCGTCTCCCTTACACGTCTCATTTCGTCCGCTGTTCTCACGTTTAAACCATCCCTTCCCGTCTCCCTTACACGTCTCATTTCGTCCGCTGTTCTCACGTTTAAACCATCCCTTCCCGTCTCCCTTACACGTCTCATTTCGTCCGCTGTTCTCACGTTTAAACCATCCCTTCCCGTCTCCCTTACACGTCTCATTTCGTCCGCTGTTCTCACGTTTAAACCATCCCTTCCCGTCTCATTTCGTCCGCTGTTCTCACGTTAAACCATCCCTTCCCGTCTCCCTTACACGTCTCATTTCGTCCGCTGTTCTCACGAGCGTTCTGCCTGTGTCTCAGTCCCCCCAGGACGGCCTACGAGACCCTTGAACGTCTTCTGCTTTCCTATAGTTTCAGTGTAGACACCAACGCTACGAGGACTAAACGTTATGACACAatcctccctcaccgtacagtgaAGTGTGGAGTCTATCTCCTTCTGTTCCAACCCcctcttccatattacctgatcTCCTTTGAGATTCGAGTCCACAAACACCAATGGAGCTGAAATGAGTCCCcgaagtacatgtgtatatttccaCAAACACCAATGGAGCTGAAATGAGTCCCtgaagtacatgtgtatatttccaCAAACACCAGTGGAGCTGAAATGAGTCCCtgaagtacatgtgtatatttccaCAAACACCAATGGAGCTGAAATGAACCCCtgaagtacatgtgtatatatttttccccacaCTTCTTATCTTacctttcatccaagatggcaaTGATTGGGGGTATGTCATTGTACAAAATGAACCCCtgaagtacatgtgtatatatttttccccatacTTATTATCTTacctttcatccaagatggcaaTGATTGGGGGTATGTCAATTGTACAAAATATGTGGAGGTTGTTTTCCCACTGCGTAACCCCAGGGGGAAAATCAGAGGAAAAGACTTAGTATGTAATATTTGAGTAGCATTATTACGAACACGGTAACTGATGTCTCCAAAGCAAAAGCAAAGTTAGCGTTAGATGTGTGTTAGTGGACTACGTGTTCACACACGGTGAGGTGTTAGTCCCATGAGTAGATAGTGTTAgtgggttatgatgatgatgatgatgatgatgatgatgatgatgatgatgatgtcaattTCCTGAACACAAAGGGTTACTTGATGAGCacgtaaacaccatcatcatcaccgtcttaATTTAAc from Panulirus ornatus isolate Po-2019 chromosome 30, ASM3632096v1, whole genome shotgun sequence encodes the following:
- the LOC139758408 gene encoding uncharacterized protein isoform X9, which translates into the protein MMVFEDMSTGRIVGGKRSKPGAWPWQVSLQLVHPRWGRIGHWCGGVLIHQRWVVTAAHCIINKAFSFTQTAAVWQVALGEHDRSHTTGHEVVLGVVTVIAHNDFNDYQNDIGRLRRAAAVQHERRPLVPGWGNVVRVRVRQARVPRRVHPHHLLPPLDQAANEDTQMIATTCVPQKGQDVPCPLCTASDSGCSVCWIFVGRRCVPQRWISASLIFVGRRSVPQRWISNSHLRGSQVCATALDLKFSSSWVAGLCHSAGSRLLIFVGRRSVPQRWISNSHLRGSQVCAFWQVLECDMEGLIASIISR
- the LOC139758408 gene encoding uncharacterized protein isoform X1 gives rise to the protein MSSSAAFLLHLALILLVSATRDTQAECGVGPFNRHREPRRHDHGAGTVHGPGGGGETTRPHRGDATQRPRTNNRMMVFEDMSTGRIVGGKRSKPGAWPWQVSLQLVHPRWGRIGHWCGGVLIHQRWVVTAAHCIINKAFSFTQTAAVWQVALGEHDRSHTTGHEVVLGVVTVIAHNDFNDYQNDIGRLRRAAAVQHERRPLVPGWGNVVRVRVRQARVPRRVHPHHLLPPLDQAANEDTQMIATTCVPQKGQDVPCPLCTASDSGCSVCWIFVGRRCVPQRWISASLIFVGRRSVPQRWISNSHLRGSQVCATALDLKFSSSWVAGLCHSAGSRLLIFVGRRSVPQRWISNSHLRGSQVCAFWQVLECDMEGLIASIISR